A section of the Phaseolus vulgaris cultivar G19833 chromosome 8, P. vulgaris v2.0, whole genome shotgun sequence genome encodes:
- the LOC137827145 gene encoding receptor-like protein kinase FERONIA — protein sequence MWSMNRYCVCVPLLVCLVLAIELVVAKDFQPTDNILLDCGGPPSSTDTDGREWTTDVGSKFDSSSSKSTTVSPAATQDPAVPQVPYMTARVFHAPFTYAFPVASGWKFLRLHFYPASYSNLNASNALFAVTANSYTLLRNFSVAQTTLALNYAYILKEFAIYVERKTLNVTFTPSTNASNAYAFVNGIEVVSMPDIYTSTDGTTMIVGTDTAYTIDNSTALENVYRLNVGGNDISPSHDTGMFRSWYDDVPFLFGAAFGVTQPADPDVKFEYPPSTPSYIAPLDVYTTARSMGPDENINMNYNLTWIFNIDSGFSYLVRLHFAEVSSNITMVNQRVFDIFLNNQTAAPADVIAWAKDFGLSHSNGVPVHKDYVVFVPENVEPRQDLWLALHPDPTNKPMYYDAILNGVEIFKINDTAGNLAGTNPIPPPVQKIIDPSTARAHNHGKSKNHTGIIAGGVAGGVVVVLVIGLFAFAASHRRRQGKDSGASEGPSGWLPLSLYGNSHSAASAKTNTTGSYASSLPSNLCRHFSFAEIKSATNNFDEALLLGVGGFGKVYKGEIDGGTTKVAIKRGNPLSDQGVHEFQTEIEMLSKLRHRHLVSLIGYCEENTEMILVYDYMAYGTLREHLYKTQKPPLPWKQRLEICIGAARGLHYLHTGAKYTIIHRDVKTTNILVDEKWVAKVSDFGLSKTGPTLDNTHVSTVVKGSFGYLDPEYFRRQQLTDKSDVYSFGVVLFEILCARPALNPALAKEQVSLAEWAAHCYLKGTLDQLIDPYLKGKIAPECFKKFAETAMKCVADQGIERPSMGDVLWNLEFALQLQESAEESGNGFGGIHNEVEPTYTDSKGKKDSDAMGGYDGNVTDSRSSGISMSIGGRSLASEDSDGLTPSAVFSQIMNPKGR from the coding sequence ATGTGGAGCATGAATCGGTACTGTGTTTGTGTTCCATTGTTGGTGTGCTTGGTACTGGCTATTGAGCTTGTTGTAGCAAAGGATTTTCAGCCTACTGATAATATCCTGCTGGATTGTGGGGGTCCTCCATCTAGTACTGATACTGATGGCCGTGAATGGACCACTGATGTTGGTTCCAAGTTTGATTCCTCCTCTTCAAAATCCACCACCGTATCGCCGGCGGCAACTCAAGACCCTGCCGTCCCCCAGGTTCCCTACATGACGGCACGCGTGTTCCACGCGCCGTTTACCTATGCTTTCCCGGTGGCTTCCGGTTGGAAGTTCCTCCGGCTGCACTTTTACCCGGCTTCTTACTCCAATCTCAATGCATCTAATGCCCTTTTTGCGGTGACGGCGAATTCATACACGCTTCTTAGGAACTTTAGTGTTGCTCAGACCACCCTGGCTTTGAATTATGCCTACATTTTGAAGGAGTTTGCCATCTATGTTGAAAGGAAAACCTTGAATGTGACTTTCACTCCGTCTACCAATGCATCCAATGCTTACGCTTTTGTTAATGGGATTGAGGTTGTGTCCATGCCTGATATTTATACTTCTACTGATGGAACTACCATGATAGTTGGTACAGATACTGCTTACACTATTGATAACAGCACTGCACTTGAGAATGTTTATAGGTTGAATGTGGGTGGGAATGATATCTCTCCCTCCCATGATACTGGTATGTTTAGGTCATGGTATGATGATGTTCCCTTCCTCTTTGGGGCTGCATTTGGAGTTACTCAGCCTGCTGATCCCGATGTCAAGTTTGAGTATCCTCCGAGCACACCAAGTTATATTGCTCCACTTGATGTCTACACTACAGCCAGATCAATGGGTCCGGATGAGAATATCAACATGAACTACAACTTGACTTGGATCTTCAACATTGATTCTGGGTTTTCCTATCTAGTGAGACTCCATTTTGCTGAGGTATCATCAAATATAACCATGGTTAATCAAAGAGTGTTTGATATATTCCTCAATAATCAAACAGCTGCCCCGGCTGATGTTATTGCCTGGGCAAAAGATTTTGGCCTTTCACATTCTAATGGGGTGCCTGTGCATAAAGATTATGTTGTCTTTGTTCCCGAGAATGTAGAACCACGGCAGGACCTGTGGCTTGCATTGCATCCAGATCCCACTAACAAGCCCATGTATTATGATGCAATCTTGAATGGAGTGgagattttcaaaattaatgatACTGCAGGAAATCTGGCAGGGACAAATCCCATTCCTCCCCCTGTGCAAAAAATAATTGACCCATCAACAGCTAGAGCACATAATCATGGTAAATCAAAGAATCATACAGGCATTATTGCAGGAGGTGTTGCTGGAGGAGTTGTTGTAGTGCTTGTGATTGGGCTATTTGCTTTTGCTGCGTCCCATCGTCGTAGACAAGGAAAAGATTCTGGTGCAAGTGAAGGGCCATCTGGCTGGCTTCCACTTTCTCTTTATGGTAATTCACACTCTGCAGCGTCTGCCAAGACCAACACAACAGGAAGTTATGCTTCCTCTCTCCCATCAAACCTTTGCCGTCATTTCTCATTTGCTGAAATCAAGTCCGCCACAAACAACTTTGATGAGGCTTTGCTTCTTGGTGTGGGAGGATTCGGTAAGGTTTACAAGGGAGAAATTGATGGTGGAACAACCAAAGTAGCAATTAAACGTGGGAATCCACTATCTGACCAAGGGGTGCATGAGTTCCAAACTGAGATTGAAATGCTCTCTAAACTTCGTCACCGCCACCTTGTTTCTCTGATTGGATACTGTGAAGAAAACACTGAAATGATCCTCGTTTATGATTATATGGCATATGGAACGCTAAGGGAGCATTTGTACAAGACCCAGAAGCCTCCACTTCCATGGAAGCAAAGGCTTGAGATATGCATTGGAGCTGCTCGGGGTTTACACTATCTACACACTGGTGCTAAATACACAATCATCCACCGTGATGTGAAGACAACAAACATTTTAGTGGACGAGAAGTGGGTGGCCAAGGTTTCTGATTTTGGATTGTCAAAAACAGGTCCAACATTGGATAATACCCATGTAAGTACTGTAGTAAAGGGTAGCTTTGGGTACTTGGATCCAGAATACTTCAGGAGGCAGCAACTAACTGACAAATCTGATGTTTACTCATTTGGGGTGGTTCTCTTTGAGATATTGTGTGCTCGACCAGCTTTGAACCCGGCCCTTGCTAAGGAGCAAGTGAGTCTGGCTGAGTGGGCAGCTCATTGCTACCTCAAAGGCACTCTTGACCAACTCATTGATCCCTATCTAAAAGGCAAGATAGCTCCAGAATGCTTCAAGAAGTTTGCTGAGACTGCGATGAAGTGTGTGGCTGACCAGGGTATTGAAAGGCCATCCATGGGTGATGTCTTGTGGAACCTTGAGTTTGCTTTGCAGCTGCAAGAAAGTGCAGAGGAAAGTGGCAACGGATTTGGCGGCATTCACAATGAAGTGGAGCCGACATATACAGATTCTAAAGGAAAGAAAGACTCTGATGCGATGGGGGGTTATGATGGTAATGTGACCGACTCCAGAAGCAGTGGCATTTCAATGAGCATTGGAGGTAGAAGCTTGGCTAGTGAAGACTCTGATGGGTTAACCCCAAGTGCTGTGTTCTCCCAGATCATGAATCCAAAAGGGCGTTAA